A genome region from Eretmochelys imbricata isolate rEreImb1 chromosome 8, rEreImb1.hap1, whole genome shotgun sequence includes the following:
- the SMIM32 gene encoding small integral membrane protein 32, producing MYSELLNSTSATEAHLIIQTNTPYLNSTQRSVSSSAFYMSTARVLKEGEINKPDLVTYIVLFFFLLLTVIIIVLFINCQLKNSFFATLPYDRSLREARSTWRTQAV from the coding sequence ATGTATAGTGAATTGTTAAATTCAACCAGTGCCACTGAAGCTCACCTAATCATTCAGACCAACACACCCTACCTGAACAGCACACAGAGATCAGTAAGCTCCTCTGCGTTTTATATGTCAACAGCCAGGGTgttaaaagaaggggaaataaatAAGCCGGATCTGGTGActtacattgttctgtttttcttcctgCTCTTGACTGTGATAATAATTGTGCTCTTTATTAACTGTCAGTTGAAAAATTCTTTTTTTGCTACTCTACCTTATGACAGATCACTCAGAGAAGCAAGGAGTACATGGAGGACACAAGCTGTCTAA